A window of Streptomyces armeniacus contains these coding sequences:
- a CDS encoding DUF2469 domain-containing protein: MSAEDLEKYETEMELKLYREYRDVVGLFKYVIETERRFYLTNDYEMQVHSVQGEVFFEVSMADAWVWDMYRPARFVKQVRVLTFKDVNIEELNKSELDLPEDSGFKG; the protein is encoded by the coding sequence ATGAGCGCCGAGGACCTCGAGAAGTACGAGACCGAGATGGAGCTGAAGCTCTATCGCGAGTATCGCGACGTCGTCGGCCTGTTCAAGTATGTGATCGAGACGGAACGACGCTTCTACCTCACCAACGACTACGAGATGCAGGTGCACTCGGTGCAGGGTGAGGTATTCTTCGAAGTTTCGATGGCCGACGCCTGGGTCTGGGACATGTACCGGCCGGCCCGCTTCGTCAAGCAGGTGCGGGTGCTCACGTTCAAGGACGTGAATATTGAGGAGCTCAACAAGAGCGAACTCGACCTCCCCGAGGATTCCGGCTTCAAGGGCTGA
- the tsf gene encoding translation elongation factor Ts yields the protein MANYTAADVKKLRELTGAGMMDCKKALDEAEGDVDKAVEILRVKGQKGVAKRESRTASNGAVVARIADDNTSGVLVELKCETDFVAKGDKFTGVADEIAAHVDATDPADTPALLASEIESGKTVQAYVDEANATLGEKIVLDRFAKFADGYVAAYLHRTSPDLPPQVGVLVELDAGSADAEAKAGIAKDVAQHIAAFAPKFLSRDAVPAETVESERRIAEDTAREEGKPEQALPKIVEGRVNGFYKENCLLDQPFAKDNKKSVEKVLQEAGVAVKRFARFRVGA from the coding sequence ATGGCGAACTACACCGCCGCTGATGTCAAGAAGCTGCGCGAGCTCACCGGCGCCGGCATGATGGACTGCAAGAAGGCGCTGGACGAAGCCGAGGGCGACGTCGACAAGGCCGTCGAGATCCTGCGCGTCAAGGGCCAGAAGGGCGTCGCCAAGCGCGAGTCGCGTACGGCCTCCAACGGCGCGGTCGTCGCCCGCATCGCCGACGACAACACTTCCGGTGTGCTCGTCGAGCTGAAGTGCGAGACCGACTTCGTGGCGAAGGGTGACAAGTTCACCGGTGTCGCCGACGAGATCGCGGCACACGTCGACGCCACGGACCCCGCCGACACCCCGGCGCTGCTCGCCTCGGAGATCGAGAGCGGCAAGACCGTCCAGGCGTACGTGGACGAGGCCAACGCCACGCTCGGCGAGAAGATCGTCCTCGACCGCTTCGCGAAGTTCGCCGACGGCTACGTCGCCGCGTACCTGCACCGCACCAGCCCGGACCTGCCCCCGCAGGTCGGCGTGCTGGTCGAGCTGGACGCCGGCTCGGCGGACGCCGAGGCGAAGGCCGGGATCGCCAAGGACGTGGCGCAGCACATCGCCGCGTTCGCCCCGAAGTTCCTCTCCCGCGACGCCGTTCCGGCCGAGACGGTGGAGAGCGAGCGCCGTATCGCCGAGGACACCGCGCGCGAGGAGGGCAAGCCGGAGCAGGCCCTGCCCAAGATCGTCGAGGGCCGGGTGAACGGCTTCTACAAGGAGAACTGCCTTCTCGACCAGCCGTTCGCCAAGGACAACAAGAAGTCCGTGGAGAAGGTGCTGCAGGAGGCCGGTGTCGCGGTGAAGCGGTTCGCCCGCTTCCGTGTCGGCGCCTGA
- a CDS encoding YifB family Mg chelatase-like AAA ATPase has product MAFARTCSVALVGVEGVVVEVQADLEPGVAAFTLVGLPDKSLVESRDRVRAAVVNAGAEWPQKKLTVGLSPASVPKSGSGFDLSVACAVLGAAERIDPRAIADLMMIGELGLDGRVRHVRGVLPAVLAAADAGYRQVVVPEQAVAEASLVPDVTVLGVRSLRQLIALLTDEAPPEDGEQEQQQERADRLGTPGRSEAVLGGFLVPGSGRAVTAGGERQLDLAEVAGQAGARRALEVAAAGRHHLFFKGPPGAGKTMLAERLPGLLPPLSAAESLEVTAVHSVAGTLPPGHPLVERPPYCAPHHSATMAALIGGGTGLPHPGAVSVAHHGVLFLDEAAECSGRVLDAMRQPLESGYVVVARASGMMRLPARFLLVLAANPCPCGRHGMNAGGCECRPSSIRRYRARLSGPLLDRVDLRVTVHPLTRSELAALEGTAECTATVAARVREARERAAARYAGTDWTTNSDVPGHALRKGWPVAPGALREAEEDMDRGVLTARGLDRVLRVAWTVADLAGHDRPTAADVRCALELRTGITRGSTLSGSRL; this is encoded by the coding sequence ATGGCGTTCGCGCGTACGTGCTCGGTGGCGCTGGTCGGCGTGGAGGGCGTCGTCGTCGAGGTGCAGGCGGACCTCGAGCCGGGCGTCGCCGCGTTCACCCTGGTGGGGCTGCCGGACAAGAGCCTCGTGGAGAGCCGGGACCGGGTGCGCGCGGCGGTCGTCAACGCGGGCGCGGAATGGCCGCAGAAGAAGCTCACGGTGGGGCTCAGCCCGGCGTCCGTGCCCAAGAGCGGCAGCGGCTTCGACCTGAGCGTGGCGTGCGCGGTGCTGGGCGCGGCGGAACGGATCGATCCGCGGGCCATTGCCGACCTGATGATGATCGGCGAGCTGGGGCTGGACGGCAGAGTCCGGCACGTACGCGGTGTCCTGCCCGCCGTGCTCGCCGCGGCGGACGCGGGATACCGGCAGGTGGTCGTGCCAGAGCAGGCGGTCGCGGAGGCGTCGCTCGTCCCGGACGTCACCGTCCTCGGGGTGCGGAGCCTGCGGCAGCTCATCGCGCTGCTCACGGACGAGGCGCCGCCCGAGGACGGCGAACAGGAACAGCAGCAGGAGCGTGCGGACAGGCTTGGCACGCCGGGCCGTAGCGAGGCCGTGCTTGGCGGCTTCCTGGTCCCCGGCTCCGGCCGCGCCGTGACGGCGGGCGGCGAACGGCAGCTGGACCTGGCGGAGGTCGCGGGCCAGGCCGGCGCCCGCAGAGCCCTGGAGGTGGCGGCGGCCGGACGGCACCACCTGTTCTTCAAAGGGCCGCCCGGCGCGGGCAAGACGATGCTCGCGGAACGGCTGCCGGGGCTGCTGCCCCCGCTGAGCGCGGCGGAGTCGCTCGAAGTGACGGCCGTGCACTCGGTGGCGGGGACGCTGCCACCCGGCCACCCGCTGGTGGAACGGCCGCCGTACTGCGCGCCGCACCACTCCGCGACCATGGCGGCCCTCATCGGCGGCGGCACCGGTCTGCCCCACCCGGGCGCCGTCTCCGTGGCACACCACGGCGTGCTCTTTCTGGACGAGGCAGCCGAATGCAGCGGGCGGGTGCTGGACGCGATGCGGCAGCCGCTCGAGTCGGGGTACGTGGTGGTGGCGCGCGCCAGCGGGATGATGCGGCTGCCCGCCCGCTTCCTGCTCGTGCTCGCCGCGAACCCGTGCCCCTGCGGGCGGCACGGCATGAACGCCGGAGGGTGCGAGTGCCGGCCGTCGTCGATCAGGCGCTACCGCGCACGGCTGTCCGGGCCGCTGCTGGACCGCGTCGACCTCCGGGTCACCGTCCATCCCCTCACCCGTTCCGAGCTGGCCGCGCTGGAGGGCACCGCGGAGTGCACCGCCACGGTGGCCGCGCGGGTGCGCGAGGCCCGCGAGCGGGCGGCGGCGCGGTACGCGGGGACTGACTGGACCACGAACAGCGACGTGCCGGGGCACGCGCTGCGCAAGGGCTGGCCCGTGGCGCCGGGCGCGTTGCGCGAAGCGGAGGAGGACATGGACCGCGGGGTGCTTACCGCCCGCGGGCTGGACCGCGTGCTGCGGGTCGCGTGGACGGTGGCGGACCTGGCAGGCCACGACCGGCCGACGGCGGCGGACGTGCGGTGCGCGCTGGAGCTGCGTACGGGCATCACGCGGGGGAGCACGCTGTCGGGGAGTCGGCTGTGA
- the dprA gene encoding DNA-processing protein DprA — protein sequence MALTRVTEPGDQLVGRWLAEYGAEEVARALRRDGTRLDGTTEQRWEGLRLRARDAPEPEADLAAVEQLGGRFLCPGDGEWPGQLDDLGGARPVGLWVRGAPSLRFWALRSVAVVGARACTDYGVHVASTLGAGLAERGWTVVSGAAYGVDGAAHRGALAVGGATVGVLACGVDVTYPPGHGRLIRRIGEQGLLVAELPPGAHPTRNRFVLRNRVIAALTRGTVVVEAELRSGSLVTARRARELGRTVMGVPGAVTSGLSAGVHQLLRLEGQLVTDPDEVIELVGRMGELAPERSGPALPRDVLPPDAVRVLEAMPARNAVTAQKLAREAGTPSELTLVRLHELRSLGFVERKGDHWWLARAAQPARRHPIG from the coding sequence ATGGCTCTGACGCGTGTCACCGAGCCCGGGGACCAGCTCGTCGGCCGCTGGCTGGCGGAGTACGGCGCGGAGGAGGTGGCGCGGGCGCTCCGCCGGGACGGCACGCGGCTGGACGGGACCACCGAGCAGCGCTGGGAAGGTCTGCGGCTGCGTGCCCGCGACGCCCCGGAGCCGGAGGCGGACCTCGCCGCCGTGGAGCAGCTGGGCGGCCGCTTCCTCTGCCCCGGCGACGGGGAGTGGCCGGGGCAGCTCGACGACCTCGGCGGGGCGCGGCCGGTCGGCCTCTGGGTGCGCGGCGCCCCGTCGCTCCGGTTCTGGGCGCTGCGCTCCGTCGCCGTGGTCGGCGCCCGCGCCTGCACGGACTACGGCGTGCACGTGGCCTCCACCCTGGGCGCCGGGCTGGCCGAGCGCGGCTGGACGGTGGTGTCCGGCGCGGCGTACGGGGTGGACGGCGCCGCGCACCGCGGTGCCCTCGCGGTCGGCGGGGCCACCGTCGGCGTGCTGGCCTGCGGCGTGGACGTCACCTACCCACCGGGCCACGGACGGCTGATCCGGCGGATCGGTGAACAGGGGCTACTGGTCGCGGAGTTGCCGCCGGGCGCGCACCCGACGCGGAACCGTTTCGTGCTGCGCAACCGCGTGATCGCCGCGCTCACACGCGGGACCGTCGTGGTGGAGGCCGAGCTGCGCAGCGGCTCGCTGGTCACGGCGCGGCGGGCCAGGGAGTTGGGGCGGACGGTGATGGGCGTGCCCGGCGCGGTGACCTCCGGGCTGTCAGCGGGAGTGCACCAACTCCTGCGGCTGGAGGGACAGCTGGTCACCGATCCCGACGAGGTGATCGAACTCGTCGGCCGCATGGGTGAGCTGGCTCCCGAACGCAGCGGGCCCGCCCTGCCGCGCGACGTCCTGCCGCCGGACGCGGTGCGGGTGCTGGAGGCGATGCCCGCGAGGAACGCCGTCACCGCGCAGAAGTTGGCGCGCGAAGCGGGCACTCCGAGTGAGCTCACACTCGTACGCCTCCACGAACTGAGGTCACTCGGATTCGTCGAACGGAAAGGCGATCACTGGTGGTTGGCACGCGCGGCGCAGCCCGCCCGCAGACACCCCATCGGGTGA
- a CDS encoding TetR/AcrR family transcriptional regulator: MAEHRTMQRGALLDAARSLLSEGGTEALTFPALAQRTGLARSSVYEYFRSRAAVVEELCAVDFPVWAAEVESAMAAADGPEAQIEAYVRQQLALVGDRRHRAVVAISAGELDAAAREKIRAAHGGLIAMVVEALSELGHTQPRLAAMLLQGVVDAAVRRIELGAAEDPAHITEAAVSMALGGVRG; the protein is encoded by the coding sequence GTGGCCGAGCACCGGACCATGCAGCGTGGCGCCCTGCTGGACGCGGCGCGCTCCCTCCTCTCCGAAGGTGGCACGGAGGCCCTGACCTTTCCCGCGCTCGCGCAGCGCACGGGTCTCGCCCGGTCCTCCGTCTACGAGTACTTCCGCTCCCGGGCCGCCGTGGTCGAGGAGCTGTGCGCGGTCGACTTCCCCGTGTGGGCGGCCGAGGTCGAGTCCGCCATGGCGGCGGCCGACGGCCCGGAAGCGCAGATCGAGGCGTACGTGCGGCAGCAGCTGGCGCTCGTCGGCGACCGGCGGCACCGGGCGGTCGTGGCGATCTCCGCGGGCGAGCTCGACGCCGCCGCGCGGGAGAAGATCCGCGCCGCGCACGGCGGTCTGATCGCGATGGTCGTCGAGGCGCTCAGCGAGCTCGGCCACACTCAGCCGCGGCTCGCCGCGATGCTGCTCCAGGGCGTCGTCGACGCCGCCGTGCGGCGTATCGAACTCGGCGCAGCCGAGGACCCCGCACATATCACCGAGGCCGCCGTGTCCATGGCCCTCGGCGGGGTGCGCGGCTGA
- the lepB gene encoding signal peptidase I, producing MGNRGRPYGHHRRPPGSPPPPAAPPERTGTPLRGPGEGRAARRRAAKRIKRRRRLSMTKEIPILIGVALLIALVLKTFLVQAFVIPSGSMEQTIRIGDRVLVDKLTPWFGSKPERGDVVVFKDPGGWLEDEQKQKEDDPVGIKQGKEFLTFIGLLPSDDEQDLIKRVVAVGGDTVKCCGKDGRVTVNGEPLNEPYLHPDNEPSKMKFEVTVPIGRVFVMGDHRSNSADSRYHLDDEGRGTVPEDKIVGRAVVIAWPFDHWRGLEESEAYASVPDAKGAPTAADGLGDNRMVQLPTPAELPLVMGVVGLSRWWDRRQRSVRSDCGGRGGRRAVRFGRSRGGGVRRTARVERRSRDRGEGRSGRRD from the coding sequence ATGGGTAACCGCGGCCGGCCGTACGGCCACCACCGGAGGCCCCCGGGCAGCCCGCCGCCCCCGGCGGCACCGCCGGAGAGGACGGGGACGCCGCTGCGCGGACCGGGGGAGGGCCGGGCGGCGCGCAGGCGCGCGGCGAAGCGGATCAAGCGCCGCAGACGCCTCTCGATGACCAAGGAGATACCCATCCTCATAGGGGTGGCGCTGCTGATCGCACTGGTCCTGAAGACGTTCCTGGTGCAGGCGTTCGTCATCCCGTCGGGCTCGATGGAGCAGACGATCCGGATCGGGGACCGGGTGCTGGTGGACAAGCTCACACCGTGGTTCGGGTCGAAACCGGAGCGCGGCGACGTGGTCGTCTTCAAGGATCCGGGCGGCTGGCTGGAGGACGAGCAGAAGCAGAAGGAGGACGACCCCGTCGGAATCAAGCAGGGCAAGGAGTTCCTCACCTTCATCGGGCTCCTGCCGTCGGACGACGAACAGGACCTGATCAAGCGGGTGGTCGCGGTCGGCGGTGACACGGTCAAGTGCTGTGGCAAGGACGGCCGGGTGACGGTGAACGGGGAGCCGCTCAACGAGCCGTATCTGCATCCCGACAACGAGCCGTCCAAGATGAAGTTCGAGGTGACGGTGCCGATCGGCCGGGTGTTCGTGATGGGCGACCACCGGTCCAACTCCGCCGACTCCCGCTACCACCTGGACGACGAGGGCCGGGGCACGGTCCCGGAGGACAAGATCGTCGGCCGCGCCGTCGTCATCGCCTGGCCCTTCGACCACTGGCGGGGACTGGAGGAGTCCGAGGCCTACGCCTCGGTTCCGGACGCGAAGGGCGCTCCGACGGCGGCGGACGGGCTCGGGGACAATCGAATGGTTCAGCTCCCGACTCCTGCGGAACTCCCGCTCGTTATGGGAGTAGTGGGCCTTTCCCGATGGTGGGACAGGCGACAGCGCAGCGTGAGGAGTGATTGTGGGGGACGTGGCGGTCGGCGCGCGGTCCGGTTCGGGCGATCCAGAGGGGGAGGGGTCCGGCGTACCGCCCGTGTTGAGCGACGATCGCGGGACCGCGGAGAAGGGCGAAGCGGACGGCGTGACTGA
- the lepB gene encoding signal peptidase I — MGKAGRTGGRPGSGRGHALSGLAVALGCVLFLGGFVWGAIAYQPYTVPTDSMNPTVKAGDRVLAERIDGGEVRRGDVVVFEDTVWGDLPMVKRVIGVGGDKVACCDKAGQLTVNGRPVEEPYLSGSGPASSTGFDETVPEGRLFLLGDYRQGSQDSRVRLQGDHWAVPRSAVSARVDATAWPMGSVGTVERPDAFAGLPGGVSDPGPLRLLLAAIVAGALLILGGAAHGPIVRRRARAARSRQG; from the coding sequence ATGGGCAAAGCAGGACGTACGGGCGGCAGGCCGGGCAGCGGGCGAGGTCACGCGCTGTCCGGCCTCGCTGTGGCGCTCGGCTGCGTGCTCTTCCTCGGCGGCTTCGTCTGGGGCGCGATCGCCTACCAGCCGTACACGGTCCCGACCGACTCGATGAACCCCACCGTGAAGGCCGGCGACCGCGTGCTGGCGGAGCGGATAGACGGCGGCGAGGTGCGGCGCGGCGACGTCGTCGTGTTCGAGGACACGGTCTGGGGCGACCTGCCGATGGTGAAGCGCGTCATCGGCGTCGGCGGCGACAAGGTTGCCTGCTGCGACAAGGCGGGACAGCTCACGGTCAACGGCCGGCCGGTCGAGGAGCCGTATCTCAGCGGGAGCGGGCCGGCCTCCTCCACCGGCTTCGACGAGACGGTGCCGGAGGGCAGGCTGTTCCTGCTCGGCGACTACCGGCAGGGCTCGCAGGACTCCCGCGTACGTCTGCAGGGCGACCACTGGGCCGTGCCCCGTTCGGCCGTGAGTGCGCGGGTCGACGCCACCGCCTGGCCGATGGGCAGCGTCGGCACCGTGGAGCGCCCGGACGCGTTCGCGGGCCTGCCCGGCGGGGTCTCCGACCCGGGGCCGCTGCGGCTGCTCCTGGCCGCCATCGTGGCCGGCGCCCTGCTGATCCTGGGCGGCGCCGCCCATGGGCCGATCGTGCGACGCCGGGCAAGGGCTGCACGCAGTCGTCAGGGCTGA
- the lepB gene encoding signal peptidase I, translated as MHTDEPPSEHDDTERDRSPVPEEGRRRWSRSVRFGLPAVGVMTVLLLVSAFVVQPFLIPSSSMEPTLQVGDRVLVNKLAYRFGNHPERGDVVVFDGTGSFAAEEESHGNPLTGLLHEAGAAVGLVEPSETDYVKRVIGIGGDSVRCCDKRGRIEVNGVPVEEDYLHRGDKPSTVPFDIEVPEGRLWVMGDHRSDSSDSRDHLGRPGGGTVPVGRVIGRVDWIGWPAGRWDSVRSHGAGEGTGTDRHG; from the coding sequence ATGCACACCGACGAACCGCCCAGCGAGCACGACGACACGGAGCGCGACCGCTCTCCGGTCCCCGAGGAGGGACGGAGGCGCTGGTCGCGCTCCGTCCGTTTCGGGCTGCCGGCGGTCGGCGTGATGACGGTGCTCTTGCTGGTCAGCGCCTTTGTGGTGCAGCCTTTTCTGATTCCGAGCTCTTCGATGGAGCCGACGCTGCAGGTCGGTGATCGTGTCCTGGTCAACAAACTGGCCTATCGTTTTGGCAACCATCCGGAGCGCGGGGACGTTGTCGTCTTTGACGGCACCGGTTCGTTCGCAGCCGAGGAGGAGTCGCACGGGAACCCGCTGACCGGTCTGCTGCACGAGGCCGGGGCCGCGGTCGGCCTGGTGGAGCCGTCGGAGACCGACTATGTGAAGCGCGTGATCGGGATCGGCGGCGACAGCGTGAGGTGCTGCGACAAGCGGGGGAGGATCGAGGTGAACGGCGTGCCGGTGGAGGAGGACTACCTGCATCGCGGGGACAAGCCGTCGACAGTGCCGTTCGACATCGAGGTGCCGGAGGGACGGCTGTGGGTGATGGGGGATCACCGTTCCGACTCCAGCGACTCCCGTGACCACCTCGGCAGGCCCGGTGGCGGCACGGTCCCCGTGGGCCGGGTGATCGGGCGGGTGGACTGGATCGGCTGGCCCGCCGGCCGGTGGGACTCGGTCCGCTCACACGGGGCGGGGGAAGGCACGGGAACGGACCGCCATGGGTAA
- the lepB gene encoding signal peptidase I: MPENPGGHAKPKKPRSFWKELPLLVGIALVLALVIKTFLLQAFSIPSNSMQDTLQIGDRVLVDKLTPWFGSEPERGEVVVFHDPGGWLPEQNTEQNFVQTAFSFIGLMPSADEKDLIKRVIGVGGDTVECKKGGPVEVNGKPLDEPYLYPGNAPCDDKPFGPIEVPDGKMWVMGDHREDSLDSRYHTKTDNGMVPVDKAVGRAVVVAWPLDRWSTLPVPDTFDQDGLAAKAASATPAALGLAGAIPLVMWRRRRRHAQAAGETAGPVSIKG, from the coding sequence ATGCCGGAGAACCCGGGGGGACACGCGAAGCCCAAGAAGCCGCGCTCCTTCTGGAAGGAGCTTCCCCTGCTGGTCGGCATCGCGCTGGTGCTGGCCCTGGTCATCAAGACGTTCCTGCTGCAGGCCTTCTCCATCCCGTCGAACTCGATGCAGGACACCCTGCAGATCGGGGACCGGGTGCTGGTGGACAAGCTCACACCGTGGTTCGGGTCGGAGCCCGAGCGCGGTGAGGTCGTCGTCTTCCACGACCCGGGCGGCTGGCTGCCCGAGCAGAACACCGAGCAGAACTTCGTGCAGACCGCCTTCAGCTTCATCGGGCTGATGCCGTCCGCCGACGAGAAGGACCTGATCAAGCGGGTCATCGGGGTCGGCGGCGACACGGTGGAATGCAAGAAGGGCGGCCCCGTCGAGGTCAACGGCAAGCCCCTGGACGAGCCGTATCTGTACCCGGGCAACGCCCCCTGCGACGACAAGCCGTTCGGCCCGATCGAGGTGCCGGACGGGAAGATGTGGGTGATGGGCGACCACCGCGAGGACTCGCTGGACTCCCGCTACCACACGAAGACGGACAACGGCATGGTGCCGGTCGACAAGGCCGTCGGCCGCGCGGTCGTCGTGGCCTGGCCGCTCGACCGCTGGTCGACCCTGCCGGTCCCGGACACGTTCGACCAGGACGGGCTGGCCGCCAAGGCGGCGAGCGCCACCCCCGCGGCGCTCGGCCTCGCGGGCGCGATCCCGCTGGTGATGTGGCGCCGCAGGCGGCGGCACGCGCAGGCGGCCGGCGAGACCGCCGGGCCGGTGTCGATCAAGGGCTGA
- the rpsB gene encoding 30S ribosomal protein S2 encodes MAVVTMRELLESGVHFGHQTRRWNPKMKRFIFTERNGIYIIDLLQSLSYIDRAYEFVKETVAHGGSIMFVGTKKQAQEAIAEQATRVGMPYVNQRWLGGMLTNFSTVYKRLQRLKELEQIDFEDVAASGLTKKELLVLSREKAKLEKTLGGIREMQKVPSAVWIVDTKKEHIAVGEARKLNIPVVAILDTNCDPDEVDYKIPGNDDAIRSVTLLTRVIADAVAEGLIARSAGSAEGKGEKAATEPLAEWERELLEGEKAEEPKAEEAKPEEAKADEAAAPEAKPEEKPADEAVVAAEAPAAGEAGDEKSADA; translated from the coding sequence ATGGCCGTCGTCACGATGCGGGAGCTGCTGGAGAGCGGCGTCCACTTCGGGCACCAGACCCGCCGCTGGAACCCGAAGATGAAGCGCTTCATCTTTACCGAGCGCAACGGTATCTACATCATCGACCTGCTCCAGTCGCTGTCGTACATCGACCGCGCCTACGAGTTCGTCAAGGAGACCGTCGCGCACGGCGGCTCCATCATGTTCGTCGGCACCAAGAAGCAGGCGCAGGAGGCCATCGCCGAGCAGGCCACACGCGTGGGCATGCCCTACGTGAACCAGCGCTGGCTGGGCGGCATGCTGACGAACTTCTCGACCGTCTACAAGCGCCTGCAGCGCCTGAAGGAGCTCGAGCAGATCGACTTCGAGGATGTGGCCGCGTCCGGCCTCACCAAGAAGGAGCTCCTCGTCCTCTCGCGCGAGAAGGCGAAGCTGGAGAAGACCCTCGGCGGTATCCGCGAGATGCAGAAGGTGCCCAGCGCCGTCTGGATCGTGGACACCAAGAAGGAGCACATCGCCGTCGGCGAGGCGCGGAAGCTCAACATCCCCGTCGTCGCGATCCTGGACACCAACTGCGACCCGGACGAGGTCGACTACAAGATCCCGGGCAACGACGACGCGATCCGGTCCGTCACCCTGCTCACCCGCGTGATCGCCGACGCCGTCGCGGAGGGCCTCATCGCCCGCTCGGCCGGTTCGGCGGAGGGCAAGGGCGAGAAGGCCGCCACGGAGCCGCTGGCCGAGTGGGAGCGCGAGCTCCTCGAGGGCGAGAAGGCCGAGGAGCCCAAGGCTGAAGAGGCGAAGCCCGAGGAGGCGAAGGCCGACGAGGCCGCCGCTCCCGAGGCCAAGCCCGAGGAGAAGCCGGCCGACGAGGCCGTCGTGGCAGCCGAGGCCCCCGCGGCCGGCGAGGCCGGCGACGAGAAGTCGGCCGACGCCTGA
- a CDS encoding YraN family protein, whose protein sequence is MNARGALGRYGEDLAARRLRETGMAVLERNWRCRDGEIDIIARDRDSLVICEVKTRRAGGYEHPMAAMTPNKSARLRRLAARWLHERWLVRYGRPPTGGVRIDLVGVVLPARGAPWVEHVRGVA, encoded by the coding sequence ATGAATGCCCGAGGAGCACTCGGCCGCTACGGCGAGGACCTGGCAGCGCGCAGGCTGCGCGAGACCGGCATGGCCGTCCTGGAACGGAACTGGCGCTGCCGCGACGGCGAGATCGACATCATCGCGAGAGACCGGGACTCGCTGGTCATCTGCGAGGTGAAGACGCGCCGCGCGGGTGGCTACGAGCACCCAATGGCCGCGATGACCCCGAACAAGTCGGCGCGGCTGCGCCGGCTGGCCGCCCGCTGGCTCCACGAACGCTGGCTGGTGCGGTACGGCCGCCCGCCCACCGGAGGTGTACGGATCGACCTGGTCGGCGTGGTGCTGCCGGCCCGGGGCGCGCCGTGGGTGGAGCACGTGCGAGGGGTGGCGTGA
- the whiG gene encoding RNA polymerase sigma factor WhiG, translated as MPQHKSGPDRTATAEAPVAVEDAAPGPAPSSLDELWRSYKGTGDGRLREQLILHYSPLVKYVAGRVSVGLPPNVEQADFVSSGVFGLIDAIEKFDPGRSIKFETYAITRIRGAMIDELRAMDWIPRSVRQKARAVERAYATLEASLRRTPSEAEVAAEMEIPVEELHAVFSQLSLANVVALEELLHAGGEGGDRLSLMDTLEDTAADNPVEVAEDRELRRLLARAINTLPDREKTVVTLYYYEGLTLAEIGHVLGVTESRVSQIHTKSVLQLRGKLAEMGR; from the coding sequence ATGCCCCAGCACAAATCCGGGCCCGACCGTACGGCCACCGCCGAGGCGCCGGTCGCAGTCGAGGACGCTGCGCCCGGCCCCGCCCCCAGCTCGCTGGACGAGCTGTGGCGGTCGTACAAGGGGACGGGTGACGGCAGGCTGCGGGAACAGCTCATCCTGCATTACTCGCCGCTGGTGAAGTACGTCGCCGGACGCGTCAGCGTCGGGCTGCCGCCCAACGTGGAGCAGGCCGACTTCGTCTCGTCCGGGGTCTTCGGCCTGATCGACGCCATCGAGAAGTTCGACCCGGGCCGCTCCATCAAGTTCGAGACGTACGCGATCACCCGTATCCGCGGCGCAATGATCGACGAACTCCGGGCCATGGACTGGATTCCGCGCTCCGTGCGGCAGAAGGCGCGCGCCGTCGAGCGGGCGTATGCCACCCTCGAGGCGTCACTCCGCCGCACGCCCTCGGAGGCCGAGGTGGCCGCCGAGATGGAGATCCCCGTGGAGGAACTCCACGCGGTCTTCAGCCAGTTGTCGCTTGCCAACGTGGTCGCTCTGGAAGAGCTGCTGCACGCGGGCGGCGAGGGCGGCGACCGCCTCAGCCTGATGGACACGCTGGAGGACACCGCCGCCGACAACCCGGTGGAGGTCGCCGAGGACCGCGAGCTGAGGCGGCTGCTGGCACGGGCGATCAACACCCTTCCGGACCGGGAGAAGACGGTCGTCACCCTCTACTACTACGAGGGGCTGACCCTCGCCGAGATCGGCCATGTGCTGGGCGTGACCGAGAGCCGGGTCAGCCAGATCCACACCAAGTCGGTGCTCCAGCTCCGGGGGAAGCTGGCGGAGATGGGTCGCTGA